Sequence from the Exiguobacterium aurantiacum genome:
AACGCGTCGCAACCTCGTTCGAGAAAGAGACGGGCTTCAGCCTGACCCGCTACGAGATGCTCATGATCGTGCATGACAAGGGCGTCTGTTCGCAAAGCGAGATTCAGCAGGCGATGAAAATCGACAATGCGGCCATCACCCGCCATTTGAAGATCCTTGAAGAAAAAGGCTACGTCCGCCGGGAACGGAACACTGCGAACCATCGTGAAGTGTTCGTCCATTTGACCGACGAAGCCAAGCATGACTTGACGAGCTGTGAACAAGACCACGACCGCGGCAAGCACTTGATCACGAAAGTGCTGTCCGAGTCAGAAATCAATCAGCTGTCTAGTCTGCTGCAAAAGCTTAACCAACTATAACAAGAGAGAAAGAGGTAATATCCATGGCAACTACATTCGAAAATAACACATTCACAGACGTGATGCTCGGTCGTAAATCGATCCGCGTCTACGACGAGAACGTTAAAATCTCACAACTTGAAATGCTTCAAATGATCGAGGAAGCGACAACGGCTCCTTCTTCAGTCAACATGCAACCGTGGCGCTTCGTCGTCGTCGAAAGCCCAGAGGCGAAAGAGACGCTCAAGCCACTCATCCGCTTCAACGTCCGTCAAAACGACACGTCGGCTGCGATGGTCCTCATCTTCGGCGATATGGAATGCTACGAGCTCGGTGAAGAGATCTACGACCAAGCTGTCGCAGAAGGCAAAATGCCACAAGAAGTACGCGACCAACAGCTCGGCGCCATCCTTCCGTACTACAAGAACTTGTCGACACAAGAGATGAACGACATCGTCAAAATCGACTCGAGTCTCGCTGCGATGCAATTCATGCTCGTCGCCCGTGCTCACGGTTACGACACGAACCCAATCGGTGGTTTCGAGAAAGACCAACTCGCGGAAGCGTTCGGTTTAGATAAAGACCGTTACGTGCCGGTCATGATCCTCTCGGTCGGTAAAGCTGCAGAAGAAGGCTACCAATCGGTACGTCTCGACGCTGAAAAAATCACATCATTCAAATAATCGGAGGACACCCACATGATCTTAATCAACGCTATTTTCGACGTGAAAGAAACGGAATTTGAAAACTTCTTGGCGGACATCAACAAGCTCATCGACTCGTCGAAACAAGAAGCCGGTTGCTTGAGCTATGAGCTGTTCCAATCGACGACTTCAGAGAACCGCTTCGTCATGATCGAGAACTGGGCCGACCAAGCGGCCGTCGAGCAACACAACCAAAACCCGGACCTCATCGCGTTCGCCCAAAACGTAGGCAATTACGTGACGGCGAAGCCGGTGCTCCATGTGACGGAAGTCGCGACGGCCAACTAACATGTCCGGACTCACCCTCGTCCTCGGAACGCTCGTCGCACTCGAGTTCTTCTACATCCTGTATTTAGAGACGTTCGCCACTCGTTCAAAAACGACGGCCCGTGTCTTC
This genomic interval carries:
- a CDS encoding nitroreductase family protein, with product MATTFENNTFTDVMLGRKSIRVYDENVKISQLEMLQMIEEATTAPSSVNMQPWRFVVVESPEAKETLKPLIRFNVRQNDTSAAMVLIFGDMECYELGEEIYDQAVAEGKMPQEVRDQQLGAILPYYKNLSTQEMNDIVKIDSSLAAMQFMLVARAHGYDTNPIGGFEKDQLAEAFGLDKDRYVPVMILSVGKAAEEGYQSVRLDAEKITSFK
- a CDS encoding putative quinol monooxygenase → MILINAIFDVKETEFENFLADINKLIDSSKQEAGCLSYELFQSTTSENRFVMIENWADQAAVEQHNQNPDLIAFAQNVGNYVTAKPVLHVTEVATAN
- a CDS encoding MarR family winged helix-turn-helix transcriptional regulator, which translates into the protein MELRDISRLLYQIKLADQRVATSFEKETGFSLTRYEMLMIVHDKGVCSQSEIQQAMKIDNAAITRHLKILEEKGYVRRERNTANHREVFVHLTDEAKHDLTSCEQDHDRGKHLITKVLSESEINQLSSLLQKLNQL